The nucleotide sequence GAGCGTCCTGATTTTATTTCTCTTTCTGGAGGAAATGTAATCGCCGGAATGATCGTTAATAATGATGACTTTAATGTCACCACAGAACAAAAAGTAAATCCAGAAAAACTTAGAGTTAATAATATCTCAGGAAACAGTACTATTAAAGTACGTTGGATAGTAAAAGGAGGTAGTAATTATAAAATAACTGTTGATAGTGCAAAAGGAGGCTTAGTTTCTAAAACTCTTTAATTTAACAGTTATTCAAAAATGTTTTATAAAAACGCTTTATTCTATTTGGTATAAGAATAAAGTGTTTTTAATATAATCAATATATTTAATTCTGAGTAGCTCTAAAAGTGACTCCTTTTTTCATTGTATTTACAGAAATACAACCTTGCTCAGCTATAGCCAATAATTTTTCAAATTCCGAAGGATGACTACAGTTTTCGTATGAAGTATATAAAACTATATCCGTAAAACGTTTTGGTAACTCATCACTCAAAGTTGCTTCTACTATTACTTTTAATCCATTAATTTGTATGTCTCTAGATTGGGCAGCTGCAAACAGGGTACTACAAAAACATCCTCCTACTCCAGTTAGCATATATTGACCTCCCATTAAGCCCTCACTTCCCCCTCCTTTTTCTTTTGGACGATCTACAATAATTTTAAATTGGTCATGCTGTAATTGTACTGAGGTTTCAGAATTCTGCTTTAATATAATCTTTATAGTTCCCATAGTTTTATTTTAATCTAAAATAACATTTTTTGTATAAAATAATAAGTTTTGAATAGCTTAATAACTTAATTAACTATTTTAAATTTATTCATTTTTGAAAACTTATGATGTTTAGTAAACATAAAATAAGATGTTATAGGCCATAATAAAAATTGTTTTTTTAGTACTCAGTATTTTTTAATTTAGTAATTATTAATTTTTCACTGCGAATTCACAAGTATTAAAATAATAGTATTTAAAAAAATTCTGCAAAAAAGTTAGAGTTAAGTATTCATCTAAATAATTAATAAATAATGAATGCAATAGATAAAAGGCAAACAAGTATTAAATTAGAGAATAGTTTTTCAATTCACCACGATTTATTTATCAAATCAGATTCTAAAACTATTTTTGATGCCATAACACAGCCAGAACATCTCAATAATTGGTGGACATTAGAATGCTCTGGAGAACCTAAATTAAATACCGAATATAATTTTTATTTTACACCTGAATATAATTGGTACGGTAAAGTAATTCAATGCATGGTAAACGAATCTTTTTATATTAAAATGACGAAATCTGATACGGATTGGAATCCGACTTCTTTTGGTTTTGATCTCGAAAAAATGGATAATGGAGTACAATTAAGATTTTCACATATTGGATGGCATGAATGTAATAATCATTTTAGAAGAAGTTCTTTTTGTTGGGCAATGCTTCTAAATGGATTAAAAAACTATCTAGATAAAGGGATTATTATCCCGTTTGAAGAAAGAGAATAAAAAAGGTAGAAAAATACTTTAACCTTTCTACCTTTTATAATAAATAAAATTCAAGGAGTATTAAACATAATCTATATATCCTACTTCATCAGCAGTATAAAATGTATTAAAGTCTGGTTGCACTAATGTTTCTTTGGTTTGTAGTTTTTCAACTAAGTTTGGGTTAGAAATAAAAGGACGACCAATATATATCAAATCATACCCTTTGTTTAATAATGCTTCACCTTGTTCAACAGTATGAACATTTCCTCCTACAATGACAGTGCCTTCAAAATTATCTTTTATTGTTTTTTGAATATCTGTAGCAAATTCAGGTGCTTCAAAAGCAACACGCTGATCTACAATATGAATATATGCTAAGCCTAGTTGCTTTAATTCTGACGCCAAATAGGTAAATAAATCTACTAAATCATCATAATTACTTTGAAGATCATTAAATGCTCCATACGGAGAGAATCTAATTCCAACTTTATTACCTCCAATTTCGGCAACTACTTTTTTAGCAGTTTCTAAAACAAATCGCGCTCTATTTTCAAAACCACCACCATATTCATCAGTTCTGATATTTGTTTTAGGGTTTAAAAATTGATTTAATAAATACCCATTCGCACTATGTAATTCAATACCATCTGCACCAGCTTCAACCAATCGTTTAGAAGCGTTTACAAATTCGTTTTGTGCAATCTCAATATCTTCTAAAGTCATTTCTCTAGGCATTGTATGTGGTAGCATTCCTGTATCACTATAAATTTCACCTTCAAGAAAAACCGGAGATGGCGCTACAACTTCACCACCTTCTGGCAAATTAACTTGTGACGTAACACGACCTGTATGCATTAATTGAACAAATACTTTACTGCCATTTTCATGAATGCCTTCAAATACATTTTTCCAACCTTTGATTTGATCATTATTAAAAGCACCAGGAATTCTTGGGTATCCTAAACCATTGATAGAAGGAGATGTACCTTCTGTAATAATTAATCCAGCTCCAGCTCGCTGAGAATAATACGTTCTCATTAAGTCATTTGGGATATTATTTATGGCTCTACTTCGTGTTAGAGGCGCCATTACAATTCTATTCTTTAATTCTATACCACCTAATGTGGTTGGTTTAAATAAGCTCATATTTTTTTTTAATTTTTTATCAATTGTCGAAACAATATTGATTTAATTTCATGTTTTATATATTAATAGTTACCAAAAGTAACTATTATTAGTTTCAAAAAAATATTTTTATACTTTTGTTTAAAATAAAGTAGTAACCTAAAAGTAACTAGTGATGACAAGAAAGTGTATAAATAACCCAAATAATTGCCCTATCACCCACTCTATGAACATTATAGGGAATAAATGGACCTCTATTATTATTTATATACTTGATAATCGAAAATTACGATTTGGAGAACTTGCAGCAAGGATAGAAAATATAAGTCGAAAAGTATTAACCGAACAACTTCGGGAAATGGAAACACGTGGAATTATATTAAGAGAGTCATTTCAAGAAACACCTCCTAGGGTTGAATACTCTTTAACCACAAAAGGTATTGAGTTAATTCCTATTTTAAATCAACTATGTGAGTGGAGTAAAGATATTTATATAGAAAATAAAACTCCTACTTAGTTTTTATTTAAATATTTACCTATGCTATCAATTAATTAGAGTTAATAGTGGATGTTACTCCTAGTGGCTCTGGTTCGGGGAAATCACAAGGAACTTCTATTTGTTGTTCTGGAAGAAGGCTCCCTCCAATTGTATCTATTCTTGTACATTCATCAGATTCACAACTTTGCAAAACCCAGATAGATAATAAAATAGATATAATTAAAGTAGATTTTTTGTTTTTTTTCATAAACTAATATTTATATATAATTCCATTAATGACTTCAATTACGAAACTTACTTAATAAGCTAAGTTAGATTTTAAAAGTTAAAAAATCAATAGATGAGAAGTGCTATATTATTTTAAAATTATAAATAATCAAATTTCTTTTTAAAAATTAGCATTTCTTTTATAAGTCTATTATTTTCACAAGCTAAACATAAATTCTCATGAAATATCTACCATTTCTTTTTCTTTTAGTATTATTTTCTTGTAAAACAGAGAAAAAACTTTCGGACGAGCAAATTCGTTGGCAAAAACATGCAGATAACACAGAAATTATTAGAGATAATTTTGGAGTGCCTCATATTTATGGAAAAACTGATGCTGATGCTGTTTTTGGATTATTATACGCACAAGCTGAAGATGATTTTAATCGTGTCGAACAAAATTATATTTGGGCTACGGGAAGATTAGCAGAGGTTGAAGGAGAAGATGCTCTATATAGTGATTTACGTGCAAAATTATTTATGACGCAAGAAGAAGCTATTGCTAATTATGAAAAAAGCCCCAAGTGGCTAAAAGAACTATGTAATGCGTTTGCAGATGGTTTAAATTATTATTTATATACACATCCAGAAGTTACTCCTAGGTTGTTAACACGATTTGAACCTTGGATGCCAATGTATTTTAGCGAAGGATCGATTGGAGGAGACATAGAAAGAGTACGTACTGCAAAGATAAAAGCTTTTTATGAAGGGGATATGGAAGTTCCCGAAACACAAAAAGTAGCAATGCTATTAGAGGAAGAAGCATTGGAACCAAAGGGTTCAAACGGAATCTCAATTTCTGGAAAATTAACTGAATCTGGAAACCCTATTCTATTAATAAATCCTCACACATCATTTTTCTTTAGAGGAGAAGTACATGTAGTAAGTGAGGAAGGTCTTAATGCATATGGAGCAGTAACTTGGGGGCAATTTTTTGTATACCAAGGGTTCAATGAAAAAACAGGCTGGATGCACACTTCTACTTACACAGATGTAATTGATGAATTTAAAGAAGATATCATAAAAATTGATGATAAATTAATGTATAAGTATGGTGAAGAGTTACGCCCAGTAGAATCTTCAGAAGTGACTTTAAAATATAAGATTGGAGATACATATAAAGAAAAAACATTTCCAATGTATCGTACACATCATGGACCTATAACACATATAACTAATGGTAATTGGACTTCTACTGCTATGATGTGGGATCCAGTAAATGCATTACATCAATCTTATGTTAGAACAAAACAAATAGGTTATAAAGGTTTTCGTGAAATGATGGATATTCGTACCAATTCTTCAAACAATACTGTTTATGCTGATGCCGAAGGTAATATTGGGTATTTTCATGGTAACTTTATTCCTGTAAGGAATACAAAATTTGATTATACACAACCGGTGGATGGTAGTAATCCAGAAACTGATTGGAATGGTTTACATACTGTTGACGAAGCAATTACATTATTAAATCCTGAAAATGGATGGTTACAAAATTGTAATTCAACACCATATACATCTGCTTTAGAGTTTAGTCCTAAAAAAGAAGATTATCCAAATTATATGTCTATCGATAGAGAAAATTTTCGTGGAATACATGCTATAGGTTTACTTAAAAATAGCAATGGCTATACTTTAGATCGAGTGATTGAAATGGCGCATGATACTTACCTTCCTGCGTTTGAAGCATTAATTCCTGGGTTAGTAGAAGCTTACGATAAATCTACAGCTAAAAACCCAGAGTTAAAAGATGCTATTGAAATATTGAGAGCTTGGGATTTTAGAACTTCAAAAACTTCTGTAGCCATGGCATTAGCACATTTTTATGGAACACATTATGGGCGCAAAGGAAAACGACCAAGTAGAATGAATGATATGGAACTTATGACCTATTTTGGATCGAAATCACCTTTAGCTGAACGCCTAGCTATTTTTGAAGAAGTTATCGATCAAATGACAGCAGATTTTGGAACTTGGAATACGCCTTGGGGAGATATTAATAGGTATCAACGCTTAAACGGAGATATTCGTCAAGCATTTGATGATAATAAACCAAGTATTCCTATTGGTTTTGCATCTGGCCGTTGGGGAGCTTTAGCTGCTTATGGTGTAAGTTATACAAATCCAACTGCAAAAAAAATCTATGGCACCCGAGGTAATAGTTTTGTAGCTGCTGTAGAATTTGGTGATAAAGTAAAAGCGAAGACCATGCTTGCTGGTGGACAAAGCGGAGATCCATCATCTCCTCACTTTAATGATCAAGCACAACGTTATGCGGATATGGAGTTTAAAGATGTTCCTTATTATAAAGAAGATGTATTAAAAGTTGCTAAAAAAACATATCACCCAGGCGATAAATAATAAAATGTATCCTTATCATAATAAAATAAAACAACGTATTGCAAATAATGAGCTTGTTAAATATGAATTTATAGAGTGTTACAAGGATATTTCACCCTGTCTATTACTCTATTTTAACACCGAACCTTATGTAAGACCCATACGAGAACATCGTTTTGAAGAATATAAAAGAATACTGAAATAAGGAAATCAAAAAGCCACCATATTTATAAACATGATGGCTTTTTTTTACTAATAAAATTTATAATTTATATTATAATGCAGCTAAAATTTCAGATGGATCTGCTCTTAATTTATAATCTTCTTCTAAAAAATGATAAGAAACTGTTCCGTCTTGCTCAACAACATAAGTTGCAGCAATTGGCAACTCTTGATTTGTATTAGCTTGATTGCTATCTAAATCAATTCCAAATCCTTTATATAATTCTTGTAATGGTTCTGGTAATCTAAAAACTAAATTTAAATCTTT is from Flavobacteriaceae bacterium and encodes:
- a CDS encoding OsmC family peroxiredoxin, with protein sequence MGTIKIILKQNSETSVQLQHDQFKIIVDRPKEKGGGSEGLMGGQYMLTGVGGCFCSTLFAAAQSRDIQINGLKVIVEATLSDELPKRFTDIVLYTSYENCSHPSEFEKLLAIAEQGCISVNTMKKGVTFRATQN
- a CDS encoding SRPBCC domain-containing protein, translated to MNAIDKRQTSIKLENSFSIHHDLFIKSDSKTIFDAITQPEHLNNWWTLECSGEPKLNTEYNFYFTPEYNWYGKVIQCMVNESFYIKMTKSDTDWNPTSFGFDLEKMDNGVQLRFSHIGWHECNNHFRRSSFCWAMLLNGLKNYLDKGIIIPFEERE
- a CDS encoding alkene reductase, which gives rise to MSLFKPTTLGGIELKNRIVMAPLTRSRAINNIPNDLMRTYYSQRAGAGLIITEGTSPSINGLGYPRIPGAFNNDQIKGWKNVFEGIHENGSKVFVQLMHTGRVTSQVNLPEGGEVVAPSPVFLEGEIYSDTGMLPHTMPREMTLEDIEIAQNEFVNASKRLVEAGADGIELHSANGYLLNQFLNPKTNIRTDEYGGGFENRARFVLETAKKVVAEIGGNKVGIRFSPYGAFNDLQSNYDDLVDLFTYLASELKQLGLAYIHIVDQRVAFEAPEFATDIQKTIKDNFEGTVIVGGNVHTVEQGEALLNKGYDLIYIGRPFISNPNLVEKLQTKETLVQPDFNTFYTADEVGYIDYV
- a CDS encoding transcriptional regulator; this encodes MTRKCINNPNNCPITHSMNIIGNKWTSIIIYILDNRKLRFGELAARIENISRKVLTEQLREMETRGIILRESFQETPPRVEYSLTTKGIELIPILNQLCEWSKDIYIENKTPT
- a CDS encoding acylase, whose product is MKYLPFLFLLVLFSCKTEKKLSDEQIRWQKHADNTEIIRDNFGVPHIYGKTDADAVFGLLYAQAEDDFNRVEQNYIWATGRLAEVEGEDALYSDLRAKLFMTQEEAIANYEKSPKWLKELCNAFADGLNYYLYTHPEVTPRLLTRFEPWMPMYFSEGSIGGDIERVRTAKIKAFYEGDMEVPETQKVAMLLEEEALEPKGSNGISISGKLTESGNPILLINPHTSFFFRGEVHVVSEEGLNAYGAVTWGQFFVYQGFNEKTGWMHTSTYTDVIDEFKEDIIKIDDKLMYKYGEELRPVESSEVTLKYKIGDTYKEKTFPMYRTHHGPITHITNGNWTSTAMMWDPVNALHQSYVRTKQIGYKGFREMMDIRTNSSNNTVYADAEGNIGYFHGNFIPVRNTKFDYTQPVDGSNPETDWNGLHTVDEAITLLNPENGWLQNCNSTPYTSALEFSPKKEDYPNYMSIDRENFRGIHAIGLLKNSNGYTLDRVIEMAHDTYLPAFEALIPGLVEAYDKSTAKNPELKDAIEILRAWDFRTSKTSVAMALAHFYGTHYGRKGKRPSRMNDMELMTYFGSKSPLAERLAIFEEVIDQMTADFGTWNTPWGDINRYQRLNGDIRQAFDDNKPSIPIGFASGRWGALAAYGVSYTNPTAKKIYGTRGNSFVAAVEFGDKVKAKTMLAGGQSGDPSSPHFNDQAQRYADMEFKDVPYYKEDVLKVAKKTYHPGDK